Within Coriobacteriia bacterium, the genomic segment GTCGCCACGCTCACCTTGCTCGAGATCGTGCTCGGCATCGACAACATCGTCTTCATCGCCATAATCACCGCCCGTCTTCCTCGCGCTCTCCAGCCGAAGGCGCGCCGTACCGGGCTCGCGATGGCGCTCGGGAGCCGTCTACTCCTTCTCCTCACGCTCGCGTGGGTCGTGAGGCTCGACCGGCCGCTGATCTCGATCGCGGGCTTCGCCCTCTCGGGGAAGGGCATCATCCTTCTCGGAGGCGGGCTCTTCCTGATCGCGAAGTCGACGCTCGAGATCTACCGCAAGACGGAGATGCGAGAAGAAGAGGAGACCGCGGGAGGCACCGCCGCCGCGTTCGGTTCCGTGGTCGCGCAGATCGCGCTGCTCGACGTGATCTTCTCGCTTGACTCGGTCATCACCGCCGTCGGCATGGTCAAGGAGCTGCCGCTCATGGTGACGGCCGTCCTCATCGCCATGGGGGTCATGATGGTCTTCGCCGACGGGGTGAGCGAGTTCATCAACCGCCATCCGAGTCTGAAGATCCTCGCCCTCGCGTTCCTGATGCTCATCGGCGTGCTGCTCATCGCGGAAGGGACGGGTCACGAGTTCGATCGCGCGTACGTCTACTTCGCGATGGTCTTCTCGCTGCT encodes:
- a CDS encoding TerC family protein, with the protein product MDLLEIFSRPESWAAVATLTLLEIVLGIDNIVFIAIITARLPRALQPKARRTGLAMALGSRLLLLLTLAWVVRLDRPLISIAGFALSGKGIILLGGGLFLIAKSTLEIYRKTEMREEEETAGGTAAAFGSVVAQIALLDVIFSLDSVITAVGMVKELPLMVTAVLIAMGVMMVFADGVSEFINRHPSLKILALAFLMLIGVLLIAEGTGHEFDRAYVYFAMVFSLLVELVNVRYRANVKRHALSAGERLGDHPL